The following coding sequences are from one Prosthecobacter vanneervenii window:
- a CDS encoding ATP-binding cassette domain-containing protein, giving the protein MSENLAIDVKGMTKRFGTRTVVNQIDLQVRTGEIYGFLGPNGSGKTTFIRMLCGLLKADGGSGSCLGFDVIKQSEEIKKQVGYMTQRFSFYEDLSIRENLDFVARMYGVKNRKEAVAASIERLGLAGRDRQLAGQLSGGWKQRLALAACLIHEPKLLLLDEPTAGVDPKARRDFWEQIHQLAAEGLTFLITTHYMDEAERCHRLAYIAYGDLLTHGTVQQVIDSAHLTTWQVKGGDLLKLAWALRGKPGVHQAVAFGTSLHVSGGDASALDQAIAPFRKDHEWTLIRSGLEDVFIHLMDQSKDNFAAA; this is encoded by the coding sequence ATGAGCGAAAATCTGGCCATCGACGTGAAGGGCATGACGAAGAGATTCGGCACGCGCACGGTCGTGAACCAGATCGACCTGCAGGTGCGCACCGGCGAGATCTACGGCTTTCTAGGACCCAATGGCAGTGGCAAGACCACCTTTATCCGCATGCTGTGCGGCCTGCTGAAGGCCGATGGCGGCAGCGGCTCGTGCCTGGGCTTTGATGTGATCAAGCAGAGCGAGGAAATCAAAAAGCAGGTGGGCTACATGACGCAGCGCTTCAGCTTTTACGAGGACCTGAGCATTCGCGAGAATCTGGACTTTGTGGCGCGCATGTATGGCGTGAAGAACCGCAAAGAGGCGGTGGCCGCCTCCATCGAGCGCCTGGGTCTGGCCGGACGCGACCGCCAGCTGGCGGGTCAGTTGTCCGGTGGCTGGAAGCAGAGGCTGGCACTGGCGGCTTGTCTCATCCATGAGCCCAAGCTGCTGCTGCTGGACGAGCCCACCGCCGGGGTGGACCCGAAGGCGCGGCGCGATTTCTGGGAGCAAATCCACCAGCTAGCCGCTGAGGGGCTGACGTTTCTCATCACCACGCACTACATGGACGAGGCCGAGCGCTGCCATCGGCTGGCCTACATCGCGTATGGCGATCTGCTCACCCATGGCACGGTGCAGCAGGTGATTGATAGCGCGCACCTGACGACATGGCAGGTCAAGGGCGGCGATCTGCTGAAGCTTGCCTGGGCGCTCCGTGGAAAGCCGGGCGTGCATCAGGCGGTGGCCTTTGGCACTTCGCTGCATGTCAGCGGTGGAGATGCGTCGGCGCTGGACCAGGCGATTGCGCCTTTCCGCAAAGATCATGAATGGACACTGATCCGCTCCGGCCTTGAGGACGTGTTCATCCACCTGATGGATCAATCGAAGGACAACTTCGCTGCCGCATGA
- a CDS encoding amidohydrolase family protein: MNRRQFLHAASVSAASLAVSSCTTTTKRADKLIIDTHQHLWGGDFVNPPWVKTAPEVLQHTFLTPEYQEATHGLNIKAIYMEVDVAPKDHVKEADAIVAQIRARNTPTVAATIGGRPASADFESYVQRYAGTGIVKGLRQVLHGPSTPAGYCLRPEFVRGVQTLGKHGLNFELTMRPTELHDAVKLIQQCPETHFVLDHCGNGDPKAFNPKLGPDLPRTCTADGWKRGIDAVAACPGVMCKISGIVAFVPPGHWRAEDLAPVVNHCLDAFGPDRVFFGGDWPVCLLGSRVRGWVEALDQIVAERPFSHQRKLWSGNASKFYRL; encoded by the coding sequence ATGAACCGTCGCCAGTTCCTCCACGCCGCCTCTGTGTCTGCCGCTTCCCTCGCGGTCTCATCTTGCACCACCACGACCAAGCGTGCGGACAAGCTGATCATCGACACGCATCAGCACCTCTGGGGCGGAGACTTCGTGAACCCTCCGTGGGTCAAGACTGCGCCGGAAGTGCTGCAGCACACCTTCCTCACGCCGGAGTATCAGGAGGCCACTCACGGCCTCAATATAAAGGCCATCTACATGGAGGTGGATGTGGCTCCGAAAGACCACGTCAAAGAAGCCGACGCCATCGTCGCGCAAATCCGCGCGCGCAACACCCCCACCGTCGCCGCCACCATCGGCGGGCGTCCGGCTTCCGCCGACTTCGAAAGCTACGTACAGCGCTATGCTGGCACTGGCATTGTTAAAGGTCTGCGTCAGGTGCTGCACGGCCCCAGCACACCTGCAGGCTACTGCCTGCGCCCGGAGTTTGTGCGCGGTGTGCAGACGCTCGGCAAACACGGCCTCAACTTTGAACTCACCATGCGCCCGACGGAACTGCACGATGCCGTGAAGCTCATCCAGCAGTGTCCCGAAACGCACTTCGTTCTCGACCACTGCGGCAATGGCGATCCCAAGGCCTTCAATCCCAAGCTCGGTCCCGACCTGCCGCGTACCTGCACGGCTGATGGCTGGAAGCGTGGCATCGATGCCGTAGCCGCATGTCCTGGCGTGATGTGCAAGATCAGCGGTATTGTCGCCTTCGTCCCGCCCGGCCATTGGCGTGCCGAAGACCTCGCCCCTGTGGTGAATCATTGCCTTGATGCTTTTGGCCCTGACCGCGTTTTCTTCGGTGGGGACTGGCCGGTGTGCCTGCTTGGCAGTCGCGTACGCGGCTGGGTGGAGGCCCTGGATCAGATCGTGGCAGAACGCCCCTTCAGCCACCAGCGCAAGCTGTGGTCGGGCAATGCGAGCAAGTTTTACCGTTTGTAG
- a CDS encoding Gfo/Idh/MocA family protein, whose protein sequence is MSATEQPVRIGIIGAGGIVKSRHMPGLRAIPGVQIVQVTNRSLASAEAFCREFAPEAQAVERWEEVASSRDVDVVWIGTHPYMHAEMTCYALQHGKHVFTQARMAASLPEANQMWEASMRYPELVTAICPAPHGMKGGELVKKLLEDGAIGKPHQVLLHSFNDAWLDASKPVHWRQQSELSGIQILTLGIYTEVLQQWLGHIVEVEARGNVVIPERSGVEVDIPDFVHVMAKFRSGIEATMLFSGVAAHAPTDKLWIFGSEGTLCYDFNTDDLQLGKRGGKLESVSVPTERQRTWTVERDFIAAVRDAKAPRPRPDFGEGMNYMRVVHAVWQAMESQAAVRVV, encoded by the coding sequence ATGAGTGCAACAGAGCAACCCGTCCGCATCGGCATCATCGGCGCCGGTGGCATCGTCAAATCCCGCCACATGCCCGGCCTGCGCGCCATCCCCGGCGTGCAAATCGTGCAGGTGACCAACCGGAGCCTGGCCAGCGCAGAGGCCTTCTGCCGGGAGTTTGCCCCCGAAGCGCAGGCGGTGGAGCGCTGGGAGGAGGTGGCCTCCTCACGCGATGTGGACGTAGTGTGGATCGGCACGCATCCCTACATGCATGCGGAGATGACGTGCTACGCACTCCAGCATGGCAAGCACGTCTTTACCCAGGCGCGCATGGCTGCCTCACTGCCGGAAGCCAACCAGATGTGGGAGGCATCCATGCGCTACCCCGAGCTGGTCACCGCCATCTGCCCCGCACCCCACGGCATGAAGGGCGGGGAGCTGGTGAAAAAGCTGCTGGAAGACGGCGCCATCGGCAAACCGCACCAGGTGCTGCTGCACAGCTTTAATGACGCCTGGCTGGATGCCTCAAAGCCCGTCCACTGGCGCCAGCAGTCAGAGCTGAGCGGCATCCAGATCCTCACGCTGGGCATCTACACCGAGGTGCTGCAGCAGTGGCTGGGCCACATCGTGGAGGTGGAGGCACGCGGCAATGTGGTGATCCCCGAGCGCTCAGGCGTGGAGGTGGACATCCCGGACTTTGTGCATGTGATGGCAAAATTCCGCAGCGGCATCGAGGCCACGATGCTTTTCAGCGGCGTGGCCGCGCACGCACCCACGGACAAGCTGTGGATCTTCGGCTCCGAGGGCACGCTGTGCTATGACTTCAACACAGACGACCTGCAGCTGGGCAAACGCGGCGGCAAACTGGAATCCGTGTCAGTTCCCACGGAACGACAACGCACCTGGACGGTGGAGCGCGATTTCATCGCCGCCGTGCGCGACGCCAAAGCCCCGCGTCCCCGCCCCGACTTTGGCGAAGGCATGAACTACATGCGCGTGGTGCACGCCGTATGGCAGGCCATGGAATCCCAGGCCGCAGTGAGGGTGGTGTGA
- a CDS encoding ABC transporter permease codes for MKRYFSITRFLAIIIKEFIQMRRDRVTFGMMVGIPLLQLTLFGYAINSDPKHLPAAVLVNDHGPQARTLLSAIRNSGYYEFVRQVQSEDEAREVLEHGEVQFVITIPQDFSRDLMRGDKPTVLIEADATDPAATSNAINILRPLLTTALMNDFKGPLSYLAQSDAPIDLRIHALYNPEAITQYNIVPGLMGVVLTMTMVMITALAITRERERGTMENLLSMPTRPFEVLLGKIIPYLFVGYIQVVLILLAAHFLFHVPFVGNIGLLFVAAFVFIAANLAVGITFSTLATNQLQAVQGSFFFFLPSLLLSGFMFPFRGMPQWAQAIGEVLPLTHFLRIVRGVLLKGNTFADISLQLWQIGLFAIVALIVGVLRYRQTLD; via the coding sequence ATGAAGCGCTACTTTTCCATCACCCGCTTCCTGGCCATCATCATCAAGGAGTTCATCCAGATGCGGCGGGACCGCGTGACGTTTGGCATGATGGTGGGCATTCCGCTGCTGCAGCTCACGCTGTTTGGCTACGCCATCAATTCCGACCCCAAGCACCTGCCCGCCGCGGTGCTGGTGAATGACCACGGCCCGCAGGCACGCACGCTGCTCAGCGCCATCCGCAACAGCGGCTACTACGAGTTTGTGCGGCAGGTGCAGAGCGAGGACGAGGCGCGCGAGGTGCTGGAGCATGGCGAGGTGCAGTTTGTCATCACCATCCCGCAGGATTTCTCACGCGACCTGATGCGCGGCGACAAGCCGACGGTGCTCATCGAAGCGGATGCCACGGACCCAGCGGCCACGAGCAACGCCATCAACATCCTGCGCCCGCTGCTGACCACGGCGCTGATGAATGACTTCAAGGGGCCGCTGTCCTACCTGGCGCAAAGCGATGCGCCCATCGATCTGCGCATCCACGCGCTGTACAACCCCGAGGCCATCACGCAGTACAACATCGTGCCCGGCCTCATGGGCGTGGTGCTGACGATGACGATGGTCATGATCACCGCGCTGGCGATCACACGAGAGCGGGAGCGCGGCACAATGGAAAACCTGCTATCAATGCCGACGCGCCCGTTTGAGGTGCTGCTGGGCAAGATCATCCCCTACCTGTTTGTGGGCTACATCCAGGTGGTGCTGATCCTGCTAGCGGCGCACTTTCTGTTTCATGTGCCGTTTGTGGGGAACATCGGGCTGCTGTTTGTGGCCGCGTTTGTTTTCATCGCGGCCAATCTCGCGGTGGGCATCACCTTCTCCACACTGGCCACCAATCAGCTTCAGGCGGTGCAGGGCTCGTTCTTTTTCTTCCTGCCTTCGCTGCTGCTCTCCGGCTTCATGTTCCCTTTCCGCGGCATGCCGCAGTGGGCACAGGCAATCGGCGAGGTGCTGCCGCTCACGCACTTCCTGCGCATCGTGCGTGGAGTGCTGCTGAAGGGGAACACCTTTGCGGACATCTCGCTGCAGCTCTGGCAAATCGGGCTGTTTGCGATCGTGGCGCTGATCGTGGGCGTGCTGAGGTACAGGCAGACGCTGGATTGA
- a CDS encoding S1C family serine protease, whose protein sequence is MTKGNTSSASKRPALICALELPAFFLLLLNPLLHADPSRPTLPPEDRTNGKHTLAAIENLKPHTVGCAARVESLLGRTIGTATIVGNDGYVLMKASEVPDLEKTRIKFSDGRKADLREVHREPRLDLVLAQAVGITGLHPASLEAAARTLPLGQWLCSVAHAGTETRLGIVSARTRRIRGEGAAMGIRMEEKPAKAGKGVRIVGVASDSPAEAAGLKEGDVLLSIAGENASDFQRVHDIIKQRQPGETLELRIQREKQEETCRVRLASRTKVLDNWNGEDFANGGVSLRNDNFPEVLQHDIPLLPTDMGGPVATLEGKIVGINIARVDRVTTFALPVEVFWPETQQWIHADRHPPKAVLAK, encoded by the coding sequence ATGACGAAGGGGAACACCAGCTCTGCCAGCAAGCGACCGGCCCTGATTTGTGCGCTGGAGCTTCCGGCATTCTTTCTTCTCCTGCTCAACCCGCTGCTGCATGCCGACCCCTCCCGCCCCACGCTGCCACCTGAAGACCGCACAAACGGCAAACACACCCTGGCAGCCATTGAAAATCTCAAGCCTCACACGGTCGGATGCGCCGCCCGTGTGGAGAGCCTGCTGGGCCGCACGATTGGCACCGCCACCATTGTCGGAAATGACGGGTATGTCCTCATGAAGGCCAGCGAGGTGCCGGATCTAGAGAAAACGCGCATCAAGTTCAGCGACGGGCGCAAAGCCGACCTCCGTGAGGTGCACCGCGAGCCCCGCCTGGACCTGGTGCTGGCCCAGGCGGTGGGCATCACCGGCCTGCATCCGGCATCACTCGAGGCTGCCGCGCGCACCCTGCCGCTGGGGCAATGGCTGTGCAGTGTGGCCCATGCCGGCACGGAGACACGCCTGGGCATCGTCAGCGCCCGGACCCGCCGCATTCGTGGCGAAGGCGCCGCCATGGGCATCCGCATGGAGGAAAAGCCCGCCAAAGCCGGCAAGGGAGTACGCATCGTCGGCGTGGCCAGCGACAGCCCCGCCGAAGCCGCCGGCCTGAAGGAGGGGGATGTGCTGCTGAGCATCGCAGGAGAAAACGCGTCTGATTTCCAGCGCGTGCATGACATCATCAAACAGCGACAGCCGGGCGAAACCCTGGAGCTGCGCATTCAGCGCGAGAAGCAGGAGGAAACCTGCCGCGTGCGCCTGGCCAGCCGCACCAAGGTGCTGGACAACTGGAACGGCGAGGACTTTGCCAACGGCGGCGTCTCCCTGCGCAACGACAACTTCCCCGAAGTCCTGCAGCACGACATCCCCCTGCTGCCCACAGACATGGGCGGCCCGGTCGCCACGCTGGAGGGCAAGATCGTGGGCATCAACATCGCCCGCGTGGACCGCGTGACCACCTTTGCCCTGCCCGTGGAAGTCTTCTGGCCTGAGACCCAGCAATGGATCCACGCCGATCGCCACCCGCCGAAGGCAGTGCTGGCGAAATAA
- a CDS encoding S1C family serine protease — protein sequence MFPLGTFPACKAATMIVAAGLFASTLAAADAPPATLTDIATLQHIQQEVQQLLPRVRQAVVAIQAGNGTASGVIISADGLVLTAAHVPDKPGRDLKVVLEDGSVTTAKSLGLDKTTDAALARLKDRGKPWPFVNLSREVTKAQPGEWCFALGHPGGFDKARGPVLRVGKIIKQTANGLHSDCVLMGGDSGGPLFNFNGEVIGIHSQIWEGRDQNVHVSMAPFLRSWDAMQKSQVIKTWGVGAGGYLGVATVMSDDLEVAVADVIEGSPALKAGIRTGDVILSVNGDPMTDQQQFSATVRARAAGDQLKLKLRTQGKEHEISVKLAQKPQDEGQ from the coding sequence ATGTTCCCTCTTGGCACCTTCCCGGCCTGCAAAGCCGCTACGATGATCGTAGCGGCGGGCCTTTTTGCCTCCACGCTGGCGGCCGCAGATGCGCCCCCTGCCACGCTGACGGACATCGCCACCCTCCAGCACATCCAGCAGGAGGTGCAGCAGCTCCTGCCCCGCGTACGTCAGGCAGTGGTGGCCATCCAGGCGGGGAACGGCACGGCCAGTGGGGTCATCATTTCCGCCGACGGTCTGGTGCTGACTGCCGCCCATGTGCCCGACAAGCCCGGCCGGGACCTGAAAGTGGTGCTGGAAGACGGCAGCGTGACCACAGCCAAATCTCTGGGCCTGGACAAGACGACCGACGCCGCGCTGGCCCGTCTGAAAGACCGGGGCAAGCCCTGGCCCTTTGTGAATCTGAGCCGCGAGGTGACCAAGGCGCAGCCCGGTGAGTGGTGCTTTGCGCTGGGGCATCCCGGCGGCTTTGACAAGGCGCGAGGCCCCGTTCTGCGCGTGGGCAAAATCATCAAGCAGACCGCCAACGGCCTGCACAGCGACTGCGTGCTGATGGGTGGCGACTCGGGCGGACCGCTTTTCAATTTCAACGGCGAGGTCATCGGCATCCACAGCCAGATCTGGGAAGGCCGGGACCAGAACGTACACGTCTCCATGGCTCCCTTTCTGCGCTCCTGGGATGCGATGCAGAAGTCCCAGGTGATCAAGACCTGGGGCGTCGGCGCCGGAGGTTACCTGGGAGTGGCCACCGTGATGAGCGATGACCTGGAGGTGGCCGTGGCAGATGTGATCGAGGGCTCGCCCGCCCTGAAAGCTGGCATCCGCACTGGAGATGTAATTTTGAGTGTGAATGGCGACCCCATGACGGACCAGCAGCAATTCAGCGCCACCGTACGCGCCCGGGCTGCGGGTGATCAGCTGAAGCTCAAGCTGCGCACCCAGGGCAAGGAGCATGAAATCTCCGTAAAGCTGGCGCAAAAGCCCCAGGATGAAGGGCAGTAG
- the lpdA gene encoding dihydrolipoyl dehydrogenase: protein MRHTPTHTVYMNYDLIVIGGGPAGYVGAIRAAQLGKKVACVENDRAGGTCLNWGCIPTKALLKNAELYHTLTHRAEEFGLKIGSVEYDWSKVIGRSRGVSDKLNKGIEFLFKKNKVDYLRGTASIPAAGKVEVTAADGSKETHDAANILIATGAKSRPMPGFPFNGKTVIGSKEALTLATQPKSVIVIGAGAIGIEFAYFFNAYGTKVTVVEMLPDILPVEDTEVSKTLEKSLTKAGIRILTNTKVTGTSEDGKGVKISVEGAANETLEADVCLVAIGVAPVLPGGIELKLTERGWLQTDDRYQTSVKGIYGAGDIIGPPWLAHVASYEAVQAVEGIFTKHKPKKVGVFPGCTYCHPQVASIGLTERAAKEKGLKFKVGKFPYVASGKALAAAEPEGFVKILYGEPHGEIIGAHMIGSESTEMIAEIGLAMNLEATWDEIEATIHAHPTLSEMVKEATEVAKGHPIHV, encoded by the coding sequence ATGCGTCATACCCCCACACATACTGTTTACATGAACTACGACCTCATCGTCATCGGCGGCGGGCCTGCGGGCTACGTCGGAGCCATCCGTGCAGCACAGCTTGGCAAGAAAGTGGCCTGCGTCGAAAACGACCGCGCCGGGGGCACCTGCCTGAACTGGGGCTGCATTCCCACCAAGGCCCTGCTGAAAAACGCCGAACTCTACCACACCCTGACCCACCGCGCCGAGGAGTTTGGCCTCAAGATCGGCAGCGTGGAGTATGACTGGTCCAAGGTGATCGGCCGCAGCCGCGGCGTGAGCGACAAGCTCAACAAGGGCATCGAATTCCTCTTCAAAAAGAACAAGGTGGACTACCTGCGCGGTACCGCCAGCATCCCTGCCGCCGGCAAGGTGGAAGTGACCGCTGCCGACGGCAGCAAGGAGACCCACGACGCGGCGAACATCCTCATCGCCACCGGCGCCAAGAGCCGCCCGATGCCCGGATTCCCCTTCAATGGCAAGACCGTGATCGGCAGCAAGGAGGCCCTCACGCTCGCCACGCAGCCCAAGAGCGTCATCGTCATCGGCGCAGGCGCCATCGGCATTGAGTTTGCCTACTTCTTCAACGCCTACGGCACCAAGGTGACCGTGGTGGAAATGCTGCCTGACATCCTTCCCGTGGAAGACACCGAAGTCAGCAAGACCCTGGAAAAGAGCCTGACCAAAGCTGGCATCCGCATCCTGACCAACACCAAGGTCACCGGCACCTCCGAAGACGGCAAGGGTGTGAAGATCAGCGTGGAAGGCGCGGCCAATGAGACCCTCGAGGCAGACGTCTGCCTCGTCGCCATCGGCGTGGCCCCGGTGCTGCCCGGCGGCATCGAGCTCAAGCTCACCGAGCGCGGCTGGCTCCAGACGGACGACCGCTACCAGACCTCGGTCAAAGGCATCTACGGTGCCGGCGACATCATCGGGCCACCCTGGCTCGCCCACGTGGCCAGCTACGAGGCTGTGCAGGCCGTGGAAGGAATCTTCACCAAGCACAAGCCCAAGAAAGTCGGCGTCTTCCCCGGCTGCACCTACTGCCATCCGCAGGTGGCCAGCATCGGCCTCACCGAGCGCGCGGCCAAGGAGAAGGGCCTCAAGTTTAAGGTGGGCAAGTTCCCGTATGTGGCCAGCGGCAAGGCCCTCGCCGCCGCCGAGCCCGAAGGCTTCGTCAAGATCCTCTATGGCGAACCGCACGGCGAGATCATCGGCGCGCACATGATCGGCAGCGAAAGCACCGAAATGATCGCCGAGATCGGCCTCGCCATGAACCTGGAAGCCACCTGGGACGAAATCGAAGCCACCATCCACGCCCATCCGACCCTGTCGGAAATGGTCAAGGAGGCAACGGAAGTCGCCAAGGGGCATCCGATTCACGTGTGA
- a CDS encoding MOSC domain-containing protein produces the protein MQILHIFISPEHIYVGHHGLPPGTTPMTEVPEVECVTGKGLRGDRYFGWKEDFKGQVTFFEHEQYERLCEQFSVMGVPPSAFRRNIITKGIDLNTLIGTEFEVQGVRFLGTQEAAPCHWMNQAFAEGAEAALKGHGGLRAKILSDGTLRPTS, from the coding sequence ATGCAAATCCTGCACATCTTCATCTCCCCCGAGCACATTTATGTGGGCCACCACGGCCTGCCCCCGGGCACCACACCCATGACCGAGGTGCCCGAGGTGGAATGCGTGACCGGCAAGGGGTTGCGCGGCGACCGCTATTTCGGCTGGAAGGAGGATTTCAAAGGGCAGGTGACCTTCTTTGAGCACGAGCAGTACGAGCGCTTGTGCGAGCAGTTCAGCGTCATGGGCGTGCCGCCTTCCGCCTTCCGCCGCAATATCATTACCAAGGGCATCGACCTCAACACGCTCATCGGCACCGAGTTTGAGGTGCAGGGGGTGCGTTTTCTCGGTACACAGGAGGCCGCGCCCTGCCACTGGATGAACCAGGCCTTTGCTGAAGGCGCCGAGGCCGCGCTCAAGGGCCACGGCGGCCTGCGCGCCAAAATCCTCAGCGACGGCACCCTGCGCCCTACTTCATGA
- the mobA gene encoding molybdenum cofactor guanylyltransferase yields MTPPPLPFAAALLAGGRSTRMKQDKALLHWHGQDLWQAQLHKLQSIGAERVLLSCRSEQPLYVSPSEGVEVVHDPEDVDEGPLGAITRCLELVQMPLLVLAVDMPWMTAAFLREHLVPHAEPVTGCFFRGPHGDETLSGLYVPAMLPLMQKALCEKHLALQPIIEAAVHSGLAVTHPLEEAQMPFFHNVNTPHDLKH; encoded by the coding sequence ATGACACCTCCACCCCTCCCCTTTGCCGCAGCCCTGCTGGCCGGCGGCCGCTCCACCCGCATGAAGCAGGACAAGGCCCTGCTGCACTGGCATGGGCAGGACCTGTGGCAGGCGCAGCTGCACAAGCTGCAGTCCATCGGTGCCGAGCGCGTGCTGCTCTCCTGCCGCAGCGAGCAGCCCCTTTACGTGAGTCCCAGCGAGGGTGTGGAGGTGGTGCACGATCCCGAGGATGTGGATGAAGGCCCGCTGGGAGCCATCACCCGATGCCTGGAGCTGGTGCAGATGCCGCTGCTCGTGCTGGCGGTGGACATGCCCTGGATGACCGCTGCTTTTTTGCGCGAGCACCTTGTGCCGCATGCGGAGCCGGTGACAGGCTGCTTCTTCCGCGGCCCGCATGGAGATGAAACTCTCTCTGGTCTCTACGTGCCCGCCATGCTGCCGCTGATGCAGAAGGCGCTGTGCGAAAAGCACCTCGCCCTGCAGCCGATCATCGAAGCCGCTGTACACTCAGGACTGGCCGTGACTCACCCGCTGGAAGAGGCACAGATGCCCTTCTTCCACAATGTGAACACGCCGCATGATCTGAAGCATTGA
- a CDS encoding aminopeptidase P family protein, producing MRYQPLPAELFVSNREHLYAKLPPQSVVIVHANDVLPTNADGSLSFIQNSDQFYLSGIDQEETILVLFPDAADPKQREMLFVRETNEHIAVWEGEKLTKAQAMERSGIKRVHWLEDFETQFRSVMCQADHVFLNSNEHARATIPTETREMRFTRRCQHEYPLHRYHRLAQLMHELRVIKSPHEITALNEAIRITGDGFDRLLKFVKPGVHEFEIEAELCHEFIRQRARGFAYTPIIATGANACVLHYITNHCQCQDGEMLLLDVAANYGNYNADLTRTIPVNGKFTPRQRQVYDAVLRVFKECCKILRPGIIIRDYQEQVGKLMEQELLGLGLITKEDVAKQDPEKPAYKKYFPHGTSHPLGIDVHDVGHMWKPVQPGMVFTVEPGIYIREEKLGVRLENNIFIGEKENIDLMAHIPIEADEIEALMKR from the coding sequence ATGCGCTACCAACCACTGCCCGCCGAACTGTTTGTCTCGAACCGTGAGCACCTCTACGCCAAGCTGCCGCCGCAGTCGGTGGTGATTGTGCATGCCAATGACGTGCTGCCGACGAATGCGGACGGCTCACTGAGCTTCATCCAGAACAGCGATCAGTTCTACCTGAGCGGCATTGACCAGGAGGAGACCATCCTCGTGCTGTTTCCCGATGCCGCAGACCCAAAGCAGCGCGAGATGCTCTTTGTGCGGGAAACGAACGAACACATCGCTGTGTGGGAGGGCGAAAAGCTGACGAAGGCGCAGGCCATGGAGCGCAGCGGCATCAAGCGCGTGCACTGGCTGGAGGATTTTGAAACACAGTTCCGCTCCGTCATGTGCCAGGCGGACCACGTCTTCCTCAACTCCAACGAGCACGCGCGCGCCACCATCCCCACGGAGACGCGGGAGATGCGCTTCACGCGGCGCTGCCAGCATGAGTACCCGCTGCACCGCTATCACCGCCTGGCGCAGCTGATGCACGAGCTGCGCGTCATCAAGAGCCCGCATGAAATCACCGCGCTGAACGAGGCCATCCGCATCACGGGAGATGGCTTCGACCGCCTGCTGAAGTTTGTGAAGCCCGGCGTGCATGAGTTTGAGATCGAGGCGGAGCTTTGCCACGAGTTTATCCGTCAGCGTGCCCGCGGCTTTGCATACACGCCTATCATCGCCACCGGGGCCAATGCCTGCGTGCTGCACTACATCACCAACCACTGCCAGTGCCAGGACGGCGAGATGCTGCTGCTGGATGTGGCCGCCAACTACGGCAACTACAACGCAGACCTGACGCGCACGATCCCGGTGAACGGCAAGTTCACCCCGCGCCAGCGCCAGGTGTATGACGCAGTGCTGCGCGTCTTCAAGGAGTGCTGCAAGATCCTGCGCCCGGGCATCATCATCCGCGACTATCAGGAGCAGGTGGGCAAGCTCATGGAGCAGGAGCTTCTGGGGCTGGGCCTCATCACGAAAGAAGACGTGGCCAAGCAGGATCCCGAAAAGCCCGCATATAAAAAATACTTCCCGCACGGGACCTCCCACCCGCTGGGTATCGACGTGCATGACGTGGGCCACATGTGGAAACCCGTGCAGCCCGGCATGGTCTTCACCGTGGAGCCCGGCATCTACATCCGCGAGGAGAAGCTGGGTGTGCGCCTGGAGAACAACATCTTCATCGGCGAGAAGGAAAACATCGACCTCATGGCGCACATCCCCATCGAGGCGGATGAGATCGAAGCCCTCATGAAGCGCTGA
- a CDS encoding 16S rRNA (uracil(1498)-N(3))-methyltransferase, protein MSLPRFHLPASEWTVPHLTLTGDEAQHCGRVMRKQPGDSIEIFDGAGRVAVCEITHVSKAEVQARILSESAVPPFATSIHLLPALIKAEPFEWLLEKAVELGAASIQPVITERTVIHLDAAQTEKKLAKWRRHMIESAKQCHTPFVPELHAPVHFSKTLKFEAECKLIPALSEHTRTLKQALSVAKPNSVAVLIGPEGDFTPEEETQALSAGFVPVTLGPLVLRAETAGIATLAILGHELR, encoded by the coding sequence ATGTCCCTGCCGCGCTTTCATCTTCCTGCCTCCGAATGGACCGTGCCTCATCTCACCCTGACCGGTGATGAGGCGCAGCACTGCGGCCGGGTGATGCGCAAGCAACCCGGCGACAGCATCGAGATCTTTGACGGCGCAGGCCGCGTGGCCGTGTGCGAGATCACGCACGTCTCCAAAGCCGAGGTGCAGGCGCGCATTCTCAGCGAGAGCGCGGTGCCTCCCTTTGCCACCTCGATCCATCTGCTGCCCGCGCTGATCAAGGCGGAGCCCTTTGAGTGGCTGCTGGAGAAGGCGGTGGAGCTAGGGGCTGCGAGCATCCAACCCGTCATCACCGAGCGCACCGTGATTCATCTGGATGCAGCGCAGACGGAGAAAAAGCTGGCCAAGTGGCGTCGGCATATGATCGAGAGTGCCAAGCAGTGCCACACACCCTTTGTGCCGGAGCTGCATGCACCGGTGCATTTTTCCAAGACGCTGAAGTTTGAGGCCGAATGCAAGCTCATCCCGGCGCTGAGCGAGCACACGCGCACGCTCAAGCAGGCGCTGTCTGTGGCCAAGCCAAACAGCGTGGCCGTGCTGATCGGGCCTGAAGGAGACTTCACGCCCGAGGAGGAAACGCAGGCTCTCTCGGCTGGCTTTGTGCCGGTGACACTCGGGCCGCTAGTACTGCGCGCCGAGACGGCAGGCATCGCCACGCTGGCGATTCTGGGACACGAGCTGAGGTAA